A single Chanos chanos chromosome 8, fChaCha1.1, whole genome shotgun sequence DNA region contains:
- the LOC115819205 gene encoding enoyl-[acyl-carrier-protein] reductase, mitochondrial, whose protein sequence is MEKLSLPPLRDHCVRVKMLAAPVNPADLNMIQGTYPILLPLPAVGGNEGVGEVMEVGRGVTGFRPGDWVVPTDAGFGTWRTEAVCGADDLIQVPKDISLLSAATIWVNPCTAYRMLHDFQHLQPGSTVIQNGANSAVGQAVIQIAAALGVKTINIIRDRPKREELVQELRRLGADFVITEEELQREGLDRVFQEVPRPKLGLNCIGGISGGLVLSQLNDGATLVTYGGMAKKPLQVPAKSLIFKNITFQGFWMTQWKRQHRKDVRRLNSMLTVLCELVRSGRLTPPKCVQLPFPQYSQALNATLQSHQRKHVLLM, encoded by the exons ATGGAGAAGCTATCACTGCCACCATTAAGGGACCACTGCGTCAGAGTGAAGATGCTAGCAGCTCCAGTCAACCCGGCGGACTTGAACATGATTCAAG GGACATACCCAATTCTCCTGCCACTCCCTGCGGTGGGAGGGAACGAGGGAGTGGGGGAGGTGATGGAGGTGGGAAGAGGGGTGACAGGTTTTAGGCCTGGTGACTGGGTCGTTCCTACAGATGCTGGCTTTG gcacATGGAggacagaggctgtgtgtggagctgatgaTCTCATCCAGGTGCCAAAGgacatttctcttctttctgctgCCACCATCTGGGTGAACCCCTGCACAGCATACCGCATGTTACATGACTTTCAACACCTCCaaccag GGTCCACAGTCATCCAGAATGGGGCGAACAGTGCGGTGGGGCAGGCAGTGATACAAATCGCTGCAGCTCTGGGAGTGAAAACCATTAACATCATCAGAGACAG GCCCAAGCGTGAGGAGCTGGTGCAGGAGCTCCGGAGGCTGGGAGCAGACTTTGTCATCACTGAGGAGGAGCTGCAGAGGGAAGGACTAGACCGTGTTTTCCAG GAGGTTCCAAGACCCAAACTGGGTTTAAACTGCATCGGCGGAATCAGTGGAGGACTAGTACTGTCTCAGCTCAA TGATGGGGCGACATTAGTGACTTATGGAGGCATGGCCAAAAAACCTCTCCAGGTTCCAGCT AAATCCctcattttcaaaaacatcacCTTTCAAGGTTTCTGGATGACCCAGTGGAAGAGACAACACAGGAAAG ATGTGCGTCGGCTGAATTCCATGTTGACGGTGCTTTGCGAACTTGTGAGGTCCGGCCGCCTCACCCCTCCGAAATGTGTCCAACTGCCATTTCCACAATATAGCCAGGCACTGAACGCCACACTACAGTCCCATCAGCGCAAACATGTATTACTAATGTAA